The Streptomyces sp. YIM 121038 sequence TGTTGGTGACGTTCTCGTACTGGCCCCATTGTGGCCAGGTCGACCACCGCGTCATTCACCCACGCGTCGTCCAGGGCCGCGTCGTTGCCGGTGCTCCAGGCGTCGACGATGCGGTCCCAGTGGCGGACGTTGAGGGTACGGAACTGCACGACCCGCTGGTGGGGGCGGCTGACACGGGACTGGTTCAGGGGGTGGAACTCCACCCGAGTACCGCGGCCTTCACGATTGAGACGACTGGTCAGGTACCGGGCCACGTTACGGCGGCGCACCGTGCGGTAGGCCGTCTCGATGTGCTGCAGGTTCTGCTTGGAGGGGCTGCGCTGGCCGGCCAGCCAGGCCTTCAGGGTGCGGTCGGTGACGGTGAGGCCGGCCGCACGGGCCGCTTCACGGGCGTGGGGGGTGCGGGTGAGGTAGTGCAGACGGGCCATCAGACCACGGCGCGCGGTAATGGGCGTGGCGATGAATCCAGCGAGCCGGTCGAGCTGCCGGGCAACAGCCTCGTGGCCCTTGACGCCATGGGCACCGTACTTACCGAACTCCATCGTCCTTTCCGGCACTTTCCCCTCCTCCCATCACCATAATCGCTTGGTTACACACTACCGCAATTCCCGCTACTCCGCAGTGAGTTGACGGCCATTTCACAGGCTTTTCATCGCCGGAATTTCGAGGTGGTGATTGGGGTGTGTGTTCGACTGCTCGCTCGGGCGAGGAGGGATGTCCCGCATCCGGCAGACAGCGCCGGGCGTGGCGGTCTAGGTTGTCACAAAAGGAAGTTGGTTGGGTGTTCGGCTGATCCGCGGGCACCCCTGCAGAGCATCTCCGGGAGCTGATCGTGAAGGTGGATGCGGCCGTCCGGTCGGAGGCCGAGCTCGCGGCGTTCTACGACCACCAGGACGACGCCGTCGCCGCCATCATGCGGGTCTACACCCCCTCCCCCAGGGCGCGGCGTCCGCGGTTCCGGGCCCAGCTGCACATGGCGCCCGGGCTGGGCAAGACGTGGGTGGCCGCGCGGATCGCGGGCCTGGTCGCGGCGCGGGGGTCGTTGCTGATGGTGGTGCCCACACGGGCGCTCCTCGAGCAGACCTACCAGGTGCTGCGCGCGGCCGGACGCGGCGGGCCGGTGATCGCGGTGTACGCGCCGCGGGACGCCGCGCTGGCCGGTGAGCCGGGGGTGCGGGTGACGACGGACCCGCGGGTGGTGGCGTGGCACGCGAACGCCTTCGCCGCCCAGGGCGGCCGGTTCACGGTGCTGGCGACGTACGCGAGCGTGGAGAACTCACTGATTGCCGGGCACCGGCTGAGTGTGGAGCGGGACGGGGCGCGGCCGCTGCCGGAATGGGACCTGCTGGTGTGCGACGAGTCCCACCACACCGAGACCTCGCGGGTGTGGGGGCGGATCAACGAGCAGCACCTCGTGCCCGCGTGGCACCGGTTGTCGATGACGGCGACACCGCGGCTGCTGGGGGCGGTGCACTGGGATGAGCAGGGGCGGCTTCGGGCGAGTGATCCGGTGGTGCGGCTCTCAGAGCGCAGGCACGGCCCCGTCGCCTACCGGCTGGGGCTTCGGGAGGCACAGCGGCGCGGGAAGCTCGCGCACAGCCCCGTGGTGGCCGCCGAGGTCGACGAGGCGCGTCTGCGCGAGCTCGTCGCGGCGCGGGGACGGGCTGACGCGGGAGTGCGGGCGGAACTGCTCACCGCGTCGCTGGGGGCCGTGCTGCGGGCCGCAGGGCGGGTGGGGTGCCGGCGGCTGCTGACCTACCACTCCACTGTGGCTGGAGCACGCGCGGCCGCGGCCTCGCTGGCGCAGCTGGCGCGGGTGCTGCATGGGCAGGGGACGTCGGCGCCGCGGCGGGTGTGGGCCGCAGCCCTGCATGAGGGCACCCCGGCCAGGGAGCGGCAGCGGGCCTTGGCGGCGCTGGCGGCGGGCACAGATCTCCGGGGGCGGCCGGTGGACCTGGCGGTCGTGTGTTCCGTGCGGCTGCTGAGTGAAGGCGTGGATGTCCCGGCCGTCGACGCCGTCGCCCTCGTGGACCCGCGCGCGGCGCAGGGCGACCTCCTGCAGATCGCCGGACGCGCCGTGCGCTACGACCACGGGAACCCGGACAAGGTCGCCTCCATCATCGTGCCCGTCCTCCACCTCGCCCAGGCCGCTGACGACACGCTGGTCGGGCCGGACTGGGTGCCGGTGATCAACATGCTGCGCGCACTGGAGTCCTACGAACCCGACCACACCGACCGCGCAGACGAGGAGCCGGAGGGGCCGCAGGAAGCCGTACGGCGGCTGGAGCGTGCCGGGCGCAGCAGCAGCCGCGGCCCCCACCGCGTGCAGCCGGCCACGGAGGCGCGTGAGCGGGCCGAGGAACGCGCGCGCGAGCTCCAGCAGATGCTGGAGCTCACCCGGCAGCGCTCAGCGGCCGTGGTCGCGGACTGGCTGAAGATCACCGTGCTGTCCGACCCCGTCACCGCCGACACCGAACGCCTCATGCGCGCCGTCACCGCCTACCACCAGCGCACCGGGCACCTGCGGGTGCCGGTGGACTGGCAGGAATCCCTCCCCGTCGACTACAGCCGCATCCCCCTGCTCGAGAAGGAGAGCGAGGAGCAGCAGGAGCTGGCGGAGGGGCTCGGGGAGGATCTGGTGCCCGAGCTCGCGCAGGAGCCGCAGGTCGTGGTGCGGCTGGGGTGGGAGCTGGAGCGGGTACGGCGGCAGTGGCGCCGCGACCGCGACGACCTGCGCACCCTGGTCGCAGAGCTCGGGCCCGAGGAAGGCCTGGAGGTCTGGCGCGCGCGGCCGCGGCGGATGCCCGCGGACCTGGCTGCCCTGCTCGGCGAGTACGGGTTCGTGTGGGAACCCCGGGCCTCAGCACGGCAGCTCCTGGTCGAGGCAGCGCGGGAGTACGCGGACCGGTACGGACACCTCCTGCCCGGCATCGAGGAGACCATCAGCATCGATGGGCAGGAAGTACGCATCGGGAGACTGCTGAGCGAATGCCGCAGACCCTCCTGGGGCGCCCGGGACGAGGAGCAGGACGTTGCCCGCGTGCTGGAGAAGCTCGGCGTGTGGCGGGTGCGGGACGGCGCACCCTGGAACGCTGGGTGGGAACGCAAGCTCGTCCTCCTGGAAGCCTTCCACGCCCAGGGCGGGCGCCGCGGCGAACTCCTCACCGGACAGCGGGTCTTCCGCGGGGACGATCTCGGCAAGTGGCTGTGCGACCAGCACCGACGGTGGCCCCGGCTGGCAGAGGAGCAGCGCCAGGTGCTCCTGGAGCTGCGGATGGGGCCAGCCACGGGCGACAGGCGGGTCAAGACTGCGGGCGCGGCCCGCGTGCCACGCAGCCGCACGGAGCGGCTGATGGAAATCGTCACCGCCGCCCGCCAACACCTCGAGGAGATCGGCCCGCTCGTCGGCGAAGACGGCCGGCACTGTGTTCACGACACCTACCGGCCCCGCGTTAACGGCATCGAGGTACAGCTGCGGCGACGCCTCAACGCAGTGCGCTCCCGCTTCCCCACCTATCCCCCGCAGCAGCAGGCGCTGTTCGCAGGTCTCGGCCTGCCCTGGGCGGAGACGGCCCACGACAGCGCGCAGGAGCAGCTGGGCGGCCCGGTACCGGGGCATGCCCCGGACGGATCTGGAGGCACGATAGGGGTGTGAAATGGGATACGAGCGTCGAAGTCCGCGTCGAAGCGGGCTGGCAGGCAGTGCATGCTGAGGGACGGGTGCGGGGCGAGCTGCTGGAAGCGGCTTACGAGGAACCCCGCCTGCGGCGGCTGTTTCCCTGGACTGGGATGGGAGAGCTGCACTTCAGCCGCTGTACCGAACCACGGTGGACCTGGGACATCCCTTACATTCGGCCCGCCGCTGGCGGCACCTACCGGGTCTCCGGCCCGCTACGGAGCCAGACGGTAGGCCCGGCAGCCACAGCGCGGGAGGCCATCGCCATGGTGATCCAGCACCTCCCGTCAGGCTGCGGCCCCGCTTTCCTCGGCACCCCCGAGGAACTCGCAGCTCATGAAGCCGCAACACAGAAGCAGCAGACACACGAAGGCTGAAGAATCGGGCACGCGGCCGTGTGCCGGAATCTGACCGGCCAGGCCGGGAGCAAGCCGGCTGCGGCGACGTCATGAAGTTCCGTGTCCGTGGAGCAGCTGCTGCATCGGGGCGTGAGGGGTCGGCGGTCCCTTGTGCCAGTCAGTCCTGCTTGAGGGGGAGAATGAAGGGAAGGAATGCCAGGTGGATTTCCCGCTCGGCATCGTCGTTGGCTCGAATCACGAAGTCGTAGCGGCCGTCGGACGGCCGGGCATCAAGGGTCCGCTTGTGGTTCGGGTGCTCTTCGATCTTCTGGATCGCTTTGCGGATCGTGCTCGTCGCGTCTCCCCGTCGGATGAAGAGCAGCAGGGCGCCCTTTGAATCGCGCCACACGTGATACTTCAAGAGTTGGGTGAGTGCATCACCGACGACTTTAGGGCCGTCCCAGATTTTGCACTCCCCAATGAAGACATTGCGGTCTTCCACACGGACCAGGATGTCCGTCTTGCCGTCCCCGTTGAACAGCTCGCCCCCGCTTGCTCCCATGAACGTGCTGTTCAAGCTGACCAAGAGCAGGTTCCTGATGTCTTCCTCGCCCAGTTTGGCGATGGTTCCAGGGGTCCGCTCGAGAGCGTTACGGGAGTGCGTAATGACGCGAATTGCCTCTTCGTAGTCCTTCTCCAGGAGTTCCCATTCGGGCTGGAACGGCTGCGCGGCTACGGGATGGCGCCGGGGCATCACCTGCCGACGGCTGACGGGAACGGAGAACGCTGGCGGCCCGTCATGCTGCCGCACAGGGATCCCGAGAGCAGCTTCGAGCTCCCGATCGGCGAGGATCTTGCGCTTCCTGAGCGACACCCGCTCGGACACCGTCTTCCTCAGGAATTCGTTGTGGCCCGCGATCTCGGAACGTGCGCTGTCCAGGTTCTTCTCGATGATGTCGAGTTCATCATTGATCTTGTGCAGGACGACGGCGGGGTCAGAGGTCTTCCCACGCCAGATCACCTCGATCTCTGAGCCCACGATCTTCGCGGTCTGTCCGCTCAGCAACGACGTGTAGGCACCCGGGCGGTATCTCATCAGGTCCAGGTCGCCCTCGCAGGGCACCAAGAAGGTGATCTCAGTCTGCCGGATCTCCCGGCGCCCCATGAAATCGTCAACGGTCGAGATGTGGTCGCTCGAGGGCAGTCGCTGCATCCGGTCCCGATGCACCACGGGAGCCTGTGCTCCGTACTCATCGATCAAGTGCTCAATGATGTCGGTCTCGGGCGACGCCAACAGATCATCCGCGTCCCAGGCGTTGATCGCTTTCATGGCCTTGTCCAGGCGACCTGCAAGAAGTTGCCGGAGACTGCCTTTACCGAATGGCCCACTGTGCTCACGCATGCCCCCATTGTGAACACCACCACTGACAATCGGTACGAGGGCAGCGGTACGCAGGATGCGTACGGCTTCGTCGGCAGGGCGGGCCGCCGAGTCCTGGACGCAGCCGCCAGCACCAGAGGACCGAAGCCGTCGCGGTGACAGCCCCGGGCCCGCTGTGCACTTCTACGCGAGCGCCCTGCCCAACGAGTGCCCTGCACCCTGGTCATGAGCCGGGGTGCCGGCGGAACACGGTCAGGCACAGGCCACACAGCACGGGTCCTTGCTCATAGAAGAACGGTGTGACCTGCTGGCGGCGGGGCGGGACGCATTCACAGGCGATCGCGAAGCGGGTACCGGACCGGGCGGTGCGCGGGGCTTCGACCATCTGGACGGCGGCTTGGAGCTGGACGGCGGCCGCGGCGTCGAGTGCGGTGATGACGTCGGTCCACCGGGCGGCCTCGGTGTCGGTGAGGATGCTGTGGGCCCTGCCGACAAAGGGGTCCGAGCGGCGGGGCGGCAGCAGACCCACCTCCC is a genomic window containing:
- a CDS encoding DEAD/DEAH box helicase family protein is translated as MKVDAAVRSEAELAAFYDHQDDAVAAIMRVYTPSPRARRPRFRAQLHMAPGLGKTWVAARIAGLVAARGSLLMVVPTRALLEQTYQVLRAAGRGGPVIAVYAPRDAALAGEPGVRVTTDPRVVAWHANAFAAQGGRFTVLATYASVENSLIAGHRLSVERDGARPLPEWDLLVCDESHHTETSRVWGRINEQHLVPAWHRLSMTATPRLLGAVHWDEQGRLRASDPVVRLSERRHGPVAYRLGLREAQRRGKLAHSPVVAAEVDEARLRELVAARGRADAGVRAELLTASLGAVLRAAGRVGCRRLLTYHSTVAGARAAAASLAQLARVLHGQGTSAPRRVWAAALHEGTPARERQRALAALAAGTDLRGRPVDLAVVCSVRLLSEGVDVPAVDAVALVDPRAAQGDLLQIAGRAVRYDHGNPDKVASIIVPVLHLAQAADDTLVGPDWVPVINMLRALESYEPDHTDRADEEPEGPQEAVRRLERAGRSSSRGPHRVQPATEARERAEERARELQQMLELTRQRSAAVVADWLKITVLSDPVTADTERLMRAVTAYHQRTGHLRVPVDWQESLPVDYSRIPLLEKESEEQQELAEGLGEDLVPELAQEPQVVVRLGWELERVRRQWRRDRDDLRTLVAELGPEEGLEVWRARPRRMPADLAALLGEYGFVWEPRASARQLLVEAAREYADRYGHLLPGIEETISIDGQEVRIGRLLSECRRPSWGARDEEQDVARVLEKLGVWRVRDGAPWNAGWERKLVLLEAFHAQGGRRGELLTGQRVFRGDDLGKWLCDQHRRWPRLAEEQRQVLLELRMGPATGDRRVKTAGAARVPRSRTERLMEIVTAARQHLEEIGPLVGEDGRHCVHDTYRPRVNGIEVQLRRRLNAVRSRFPTYPPQQQALFAGLGLPWAETAHDSAQEQLGGPVPGHAPDGSGGTIGV
- a CDS encoding DUF6193 family natural product biosynthesis protein; its protein translation is MKWDTSVEVRVEAGWQAVHAEGRVRGELLEAAYEEPRLRRLFPWTGMGELHFSRCTEPRWTWDIPYIRPAAGGTYRVSGPLRSQTVGPAATAREAIAMVIQHLPSGCGPAFLGTPEELAAHEAATQKQQTHEG